The proteins below come from a single Aegilops tauschii subsp. strangulata cultivar AL8/78 chromosome 6, Aet v6.0, whole genome shotgun sequence genomic window:
- the LOC109774666 gene encoding uncharacterized protein, translated as MKAEKAAVAAAAGGDEWRCRKHPAARSGGGVCPYCLRDRLLRLCPNCARVRPCPCTCASPSSSSSASGDAVGRVHSLIEREHRVARSRSVAASSSAAMASVAASGRRKARVWGWAPFWKSSAKDGGAAEEDEEEERLGLARSSSVSATAVEAKAVAAKAAATKARWGWHFPSPMKAFRHRRSSASMPERG; from the coding sequence ATGAAGGCGGAGAAGGCAGCGGTGGCCGCGGCCGCCGGCGGCGACGAGTGGCGGTGCCGGAAGCACCCCGCGGCGAGATCCGGCGGCGGGGTGTGCCCGTACTGCCTCCGCGACCGGCTGCTGCGGCTCTGCCCCAACTGCGCTCGCGTGCGGCCCTGCCCCTGCACCTGCgcctccccgtcctcctcctcctcggcgtcCGGCGACGCCGTCGGCCGGGTGCACAGCCTCATCGAGCGGGAGCACCGGGTGGCGCGCTCGCGCTCCGTCGCCGCGTCATCCTCCGCCGCGATGGCCTCCGTTGCCGCCTCCGGGAGGCGAAAGGCGAGGGTCTGGGGGTGGGCGCCGTTCTGGAAGTCCTCTGCCAAGGACGGGGGCGCggcggaggaggacgaggaggaggagaggctgGGGCTGGCGAGGTCCAGCTCGGTCTCCGCGACGGCCGTGGAGGCGAAGGCGGTGGCGGCCAAGGCGGCGGCGACCAAGGCGCGGTGGGGGTGGCACTTCCCGAGCCCCATGAAGGCGTTCCGGCACCGGAGGTCGTCGGCGAGCATGCCGGAGCGGGGGTGA